The genomic region GCCGTCACCGAACGCATCTTCCCCCTTGGCGATCTGGACCGTGTCGAGCGGCAGGCCGTGTTCCTTGTCCACGATTTCGTCAAAAAAGCGCCACGTGTCCTTGGCGATTTCTTTCAGGAATTCCTTCTGGTCCTGCGGCCACTCTTTTTTCACGACGGACTTCTTGGGAAAGCCGCCAAGCCGCGCGATCAGGAACTTGGCGAAATCCAGCCCTTCGATTTTGGTCGGTGTCTTCTCGATGCGGCGCGGAGGAAAATCAACCGCGGTCGGCCCCGGATTTCCGGTTTTGACGAAACGGATGTTGTCGATGTAAACGGTCCCCTTCTTCGCCGTCACGTGACGGTCCTGGAACACGAACACCAGCTCGTCGAGATTCTCGCGCGCGATCGAGGGATTTTCCCAGACTTTCGGATTCGAAAAATCCATGATGCCCGTGATCTTGTTCAGCGGGATGCTCACGGTCGTCCATTCGGCGGAGACCGGAACTAACGCCGAGCCCTTGATGACTTCGTCGGCCGGCGTGCCCGTGCACGGTGCCTTTTTGCATTTTTTGAGCTCGATCTTCATCCGGTTCGTGAATCCCTTTTCCGCGTCGCCTTTGATTTCGAATTCCAGGTGGTCGAAATCTTTCGCGTCGAAATTCTGGAGCTTGGTCCAGAAACCGTTCTGGGCGGGCAGTTCGGATTCCACGCTGTAGTTGAGACGGAGGACCTGCGTTTTCTGGCCGTTCTTGCCGGGCATCTCGACCACGTCCTCGTCGCACCAGGCATTGTTGATGTCTGACGCGTCCAGGTTCCAGGAACCGCTGGCGCCGCCGACCTGGTTCACCATGTCTTCGCCTTCGAAATCATGGATGACTTTGGTCTGAGGGGCGAGGGCTCCGGCCATGGCGTCGAGGTCGGTTTGAGCGTGCAAAGCCGAGGGAATGAGGAAGAAAGACGAAATCGCGAGAAGGACGGAAATCTTTGAAAGGCTGTTTTTCATAGGATCCAGGCTCTTCGTGTTAGGACGGCAGGCAAAGCGAGTTATTCAAAGAAGACGTATTATAGACAACTCAGGGGGATTTCGAAAGTAAAAGTTGGGCGGGAAAACTCTAAGACTGGTATTTTTGCAGCTGTTCCAGGGTGAGGGGCCCCGCAACGCCATCCGCCTTCAGCCCGTGAGCTTTTTGAAACCGCTTCAGGGCTTTCTTCGAGGACTTGCCCCAAACGCCATCGGCAGTCCCGGGATCATAACCCGCCTTTTTCAAAGCAAGCTGGATTTCTTTGTTTTGCACCGCGGACAAACTCCGCGGGCGCTTGACCACGCCGAAGGCCTTACCGAAAACGTAGTCCACGAGAATTTTCAAATCTTTCCACAGGCTTCGGCTGCCCAGCATGGAGACGAAAGACGCCCGCGACTGCGGCCCGATCTGCCCCACAAAGCAATGTTTCGCGGTGCGCGTCCAGCCGGTCTTGCCCACGATTTCGCGGCTGTCCCGCCACAACATTTTGTTGTGGTTCTTCAAGGGAATCTTGCGGCCGTCGAGCGACGCGATCGTCATGGTCCTGATGCGCAGCGTGCGATCGATGAAATCGTACTTCTGCGCTTCCTTGGCGATGAGCGCCATGTCGTAGGCCGTCGAATACTGGTCGTTGGCAGGAAGCCCGCTGGCATGCACGAAATGGGAGCGCCTGCAGCCGATGGACCGCGCCTTGGCATTCATCATTTCCGCGAAGGACGGTTCGTTCCCCGCGGCCGCGATGGCCAGCACCGTGGCGGCATCGTTGGCGGATTTGATGAGCGTGGCCCGTAAAAGGTCGTCGACGCGGTAACGTTCCCCCGCGCGCACAAAAATCTTGGAAGGCGGAATCGATTCCGCATCCTTGGGGATCGTGACCACCGTGTCGAGCGAAAGCATGTCCATCGCCACCATGGCCGTCAAAATCTTGGTCGTGCTCGCGGGTGCGCGCTTTTCGTTGACGTTTTTCGCGTAGATCAGATGATTGGAATTATTGTCGAGCAAAAGAGCTGAAGAGGCCGTGATCGGAAGAATGGTGGCCGCAAAAGCGGTTTCGGGCGGAGTCACAACGGCAAGAGTCAAAAGCAAACACGTCAGGATGGAAAAAAACTTTTTGGTCATGCGATCTCCGGTTGGATAGACGATTTATCGGTCTTGGGAAAGAGATTCTTTACCGATGCTCTTCTGATAAAAAATAACATGAAGAGAGCTTCCCAATCAAATAGTTTTTAAGTATAATGCCCGCCACGGTTTGATGCTTCCGAAACACCCCGCTTTTCCGCGCAGGGCAAGTCATCACCCTTTCATGGCGGCCATAGCTCAGTTGGTTAGAGCACAAGATTGTGGATCTTGGGGTCGCGGGTTCAAATCCCGTTGGCCGCCCCAGTCGAAATCCCTCTTGGACAGTGTCCAAGAGGGATTTTTTTTAGGCGCCCAACGGGATTTGAGCAGGTGGCGGAATGCTTTCGAAAATCATCCGAGAGAAACGACGTGCTTGATCCCGCCCGCTTTGGATTGCAGCAAAGGAAGCGCCTTTTCAATCGGACATCTTGCCGTAATCAGGGATTCCACGGCTCCGGGCCAGCGTTCATGAAAGCGGCCAAGATCGCCAACCGCGGATTGAAACGCTTCGGGCCCCGCGTTGACGCTTCCGAAAATCACCTGGTTTTTCAAAACCAGGGCCTTCATGATCGCACTCTCATCCACTTCCACCTGGGATTTCCTTCCGGGGATTCCGGTGAAAACGAAAACGCCGTTCGTTCCCAGATACGGGAGCACTTCGAAGCATAATTTCGCGGCGCCGGTCGCTTCATAAATGATGTCGATGTTTCCTGTTTTTTCCACCAGCTGCGAATGCGGAACATCTTGAACCGAAAGATAAGCAGCGCCGAGGCTCTCCACGATTTTGGCCTGCCGGCTCCCCGCTTCTTCGATGGAATAAACGAAAGTGCGGAAGCCCTGGAGAGACAAAAGCATGGCCCCGAGCAAACCCACGGGTCCCGCCCCCAGAACAACGGCTTTGAAGCCCTGCATCGACTGATTTTTTCTTGCCTCCGGAGACATCCAGGGCAGGCGCTCTTGGATTTTCCAGACTTCCCGGATCGACTTTTCCGCGATCGTCAGCGGCTCGATGAGCACGGCGATTTTTTCTAGACCCCGCGGAACCGGCGTCATGTATTTTTCATCGTCGACGATCCGGTCGGTCATGTAGCCGTGCAGCTCTTTGATTCCCCTTTCCCGGAAATTTCCCGTGAGGCAGAAATCAGGCCGTCCCGCGCGGCAGGCTTTGCAATCGCTCTCCAGACAGGGACGGCGGACGGAAGTGACGACATAATCCCCCGGTTTGAATTTTTTGACGTCCTTTCCGGTTTCGATCACTTTGCCCAGCGATTCATGCCCTAAAACCAGGAAGTCGGAATTTTCCGGCGGCGTGCCATATTTAAAAGAAGCGATTTCGCGATCCGTCCCGCAGATCCCGACTTCCAGAATCTGCACTTTCACCTCGGAAGCGGAATGGACGAAAGGTTCCTGATAATCGATCAGCTTGATTTCCCGGGTCTTGGGAAAAACGGCGACGGCTCTCATGCTTCAGGATTTTACCGTGCCGTCGGTTTTAAACCTATCGGGGCCTTGATGGTTCATGCTTCAGGTTTTATCGCGAGCCGGAGGATATCCCTTGATTTCTCCGCCTTGCCGAATAAAATGAATTCCCATGCACCGACTCATGCCCGTCGACAGCAAGAAAGACATTCCGTCCCAATACCGCCGCACGCCCATCGGCCGCTTTCTCGAATATCACAACATGGGCCGTCCCTTCGACAAATTCGCCCAGGCGCAGCTTCTCATCGGCATGTGCATGGACAACCGCAAGCACCTGCGCATTCCCGACAACTTCGCGTTCATCATCCGGGCGGGAGGCGCGAACCTGCGCCATGCCGAATTCAAAGTCTCCTACGCGATCGGCGTCGGCGGCGTTTCGTGCATTGCGCTCATCGGGCACAATCACTGCGGGATGGTCAATATCGCGGCCCGGAAAGAATTGTTCATCCAGGGCCTGGTCAAACGCGCAGGCTGGAAGAAAAAGGACGCGGAAGACCACTTTTCGAATTTTTCCGTGCTCTTCGAAATCGGAAGCGAAACCGATTTCATCCTAAGCGAAGTCAAGCGCCTGCGCCTGCGCTACCCCAAAATCCTGATCGCGCCCATGCTTTATAAGGTGGAAAACAACCGCCTGTACCTGCTCAAGGAACGCTGAGCCTCGGGCTTCTCCCGACACCGCTTTCAGTTCTCCGGAAACCGGTTTTACTTGTCCCTTCCTCTTCTCTCCGCATAATAAGAGAACCTCCCCGATTATTCTGGCATCCCTTATATATAAGGAAGAGCCATGCGAATCTGGGTCTTTTTTCTGTGGATCGCGATGCTCCGGGCGCCGGCGGCGCACGCTGCCGTTTACTGCGTCAACGACCAAACCGGGGCCGACGGTTTGAGCGGCCTGGCTTCCGGGGAAGATTGCGGCGCATGCGCGGTGGACGATTCCGAAGCCTGGAAATCCCTGGAGAACGTGAACCATTCCGCTTTCCGGCCGGGCGACCGGGTGTGCCTGCGCCGGGGCGGCGTGTGGAACGAGCAGCTGACGCCGCCCGATTCGGGAAGCCCGGACAGCCCGATCGTTTACGACGCGTACGGGGCCGGGCCTTTGCCGAAAATCGACGCGCCGGACGGCAGCCCGAATTCCGTGGATACGTCCGGCCGCAGCGCGGTCCAGTTCCGGCACCTGGACGTGACCGCGGAAACCAACGGCACCACGGATTCGGCCGCGCTGCGCGTGAGCGGCGGCAGCGCCGTCAAAATCGCGGATTCCGTCCTGGAAAATGCGCTCGATATTTCCGTGAACGTCATCCACGTGGAATCCAGCCCGGGTTTTGAAATCACGGGCTGCCAGATCAGCGGCGGCAACCGCGGCATCTTCGTGACCGGCGCTTCCGGGTTTCCCGGCCTCATCGCGGAAAACAAGATTTTCGACATCACGTCCGGGCTGCAGCAGGACTGGGACGGCATCCGCGTTCTGGGCGAAAGCAACGCCAACTTTGCGGGACTTGTCATCCGCGGCAATGAAATCACGGGATTCAAAGAAGACGGCATCGACCTGAGAGCGGCCGCCGGCGTCGTGGCGGAGAACAATTTCATTCACGATCCCGCCGGGGACTTCGCGAGCATAAGCGGCATCAAATTGGGCGCCAGCTCCAGCACGCCGGCGCGCGACAACATCATCCGGCGGAATTTTTTCCGCAACATCGCGAACGGGACGAACGGCTTCCACGAAGCGGTCAAGGTCGCGCAGGGGCCGAACCAGATCGTGCAGAACGTGATTCAGGGCGTTTACGACGCGGGCGTTTTTATTTCGGAGGGCGCGGCCGGCATCGAAGTCCTGGACAACGTGGTCATCGAAGCGCGGCGCGGCGTGGTGGCGGAAAACAAGGCCTCGGCCACGGTCCAGGGCAATGTGCTGAACGCGTCGGAGGCGGACCTCGAGGTACGCCAGGGCTCTTCGGTGACGGGCGGAAGGAACGTCATGATGAGTGACGCGGGGGCCAGCGTCCTGGACACCGCGAAATATTCGGGCAAGGACACCGACGTCAGCCTGCCGCCGTGAGTCTCAGCGGCTCCGCGCAGACGGACTTGCGGGCCACGATCAGGACATTCTGGCGCGCGTAGGCCCATTCCGCCAGCGACAGTTCGAATCCCGCGGCCGAAGCGGCTTTCCTCAAGTCCTCGATTTCGAAACCGTGGTACTCGCCTTTCCACAGCTTGAAGACGATCCGCACGTTCAAGGCAAGCGTCCAAAGCATGACCAGAAAACTTTTCAAGGACGTGATGCGGCCGCCGGAATGGAAATGCTGTTCGATAAGGGAAAAAGGATTGAAGGAGCGCCGCAGCGTCGACACCACCAGCGTTCCGTCGGGCTTGAGAACGCGCGCGAACTCTTCGAGCACGGCCCGGGGATTTTTCAGGTAGGCCAGGACGTTGTTGGAATAAACGCCGTCAAAGGCGCCGTCCTCGAAAGGCAGCCTTTCGTTCAAATCCACGCGAAGAAAGGACGAATGCGGGTTGGCCTCCCGCGCGGATTGCAGCATGGCCTCGGAAAAATCGGCGCCGATGATGTTGTGGCGGTCCTGGATGAACAAGCCGGGCCCGCAGCCCGCGTCCAGGTAAACCTTATCGTCTTTGATCTCGAGGAATTCCATGAACCGGTTCCGGAGCTGCTGGTAAGGGAAAAAGCTTTCGAGCCGGAGGTAAGGTTTCGAGTAAATTTGCCAGAAATTCATGCCGGAGCCTCCCCCCTCCCCGCGGCCTCGAACCGGTACACTTCGATACCCCGGAAACTCTGGTGAAGTGTTTCGCGGTAAGTTTTCCGCAGGCGGCGCAGGATCCGCTGTTCCGGATCTTTCGAATAGGATTCGAGGAGCCAAAGCGAAGGCCGGCCGCTCACGGCCGCGTCCAGCCCGCGGAGATCGGAATCGCGCAGCGGGCTGCGTTCGTGGGAAATAATTTCCCAGATCCGCGCCTTGCCTGCCAGCACGTCGCGGATTTCATGGTCCTCCGCCGAGGGCTCCCCGCCCTGAGGCGCCGGAAATCCCTCCAGGACAAGATCGGGCCGCGCCGTGTAATAAGAGTAGCCCAGGCGGGTGAAATCGGAGTGAAAGAGCAGCAAATCGTTTGAAGCGGCGCGTCCGTCGACAAAGGCCGCGGCTTCCCGCCATTCTTCCTTTTTTTCCGTGTGGTAATAGCTTGCCAGAGCCGCGCAGGCGAGAAACAAAAACGCGGCGGCAATGAAGGCCCGCCCTGCTTTCGAGCGCAGGGAAGAAAAGGCGGCCGCGGCAAGAAAATAAAAAGGCAGGGACGCGGCGATCATGAGACGCGCCACAAAGACCGGCGACCACAAGACGGAAACGACGAATGGGACAAGCAGCCCCGTCATCAGCCAGAGCAGCATCATCACGGCGCTTCGCGTAAAAGAAACACGAAAACCCGCCTCCGGAGCGCCGCGGCGGAAACTTGAAAATAAGACAGCCGCCATCACGGCCGCGGCGAGAAGCAGCAAAGGCAGGGACCCGGCGTAATATTTCAACACGGCGGCAAGCGCTGTGACCGAAGGGCGCTCTACCCACCCGTCGTTATGCATGCCGCCGGCCTGCGAAAGCATTGTCGTCAGCCAGGGCAAATAACAAATCAGGAGCAGGCCCTGCAAGGCAAGCCATACCAGCGCGGGCTGCCGCGTCCAGCGCCGGGCAAATCCCAGAGAAAGAAAATAAAAAGCGTTTTGCGCGAGAAGGACAAGCACGCCGAAAGTATGCGTGTACAGCAGCAAAAACGACGCCGCCGCGTAACCGAGGCCGTTCTTCCAATCCGGAGCGCGGTTCAGACGCTCGAAGAAATAAAACGAAGCCAGGGCCAGGAGCGTCACCAGTTCGTAGCTGCGCAACTCCTGGGAATAACGCACGTGATAGGCGGAAAAGGCCAGGATAACGGCCGCGGCAAGGCCGGCCCTGCGATTGAAAAGCTGGCGGCCGAACGCGTAAGCAAGCAGGCAAACGGCCGTGCCGAGCACCGCTGACAAGAGCCGGAGTCCGCCTTCACTCTGCGGCAGCCCCAGCGCCATCCAGCCTTTGAGCAGCAGGAAATAAAACGGCGGGTGCACGTCCATGTCCAGATGCCGGACCAGGACGCTGGCATCCATGCGGGCCGCGATGACGGAAAAAATCTCGTCGATCCACAGGCTTTGTTTTCCGAGGTTCAGGACTCGAAGCGCCAGGGCAGCCACGGCCGTGATCCCGAGCAGGAAGGCCGGCGTGTTTCTCCCGCGGAGACGGACGGGCGCCTTCCAACGTTCCTGCAAGCCTGCTGCCTGGGTCATCCTTGTTCCTTTTCGGACTACCGGTTCAAGAAGCGCGCGCCGTGGGAATCTGGCGCCGTGAAAATAATTCCGTCTGCTCTTTCCACAGGCGGATCAAGGCATTGTCTTCGGTCCATTCGATGTCCGCCACGCGGAGGGGCTCGTCTTTTTCCAGGTTCCGCGTCAGCCGCGCATAACCCGACAATCCCACGGGTAAAAAATCGCCGGCGGCAGATTCTTTCTGGTCCACGACCATGCCATAACAGTCGAAGCCGCCGATGCCGTCCAGCTGCTGCCCGCTCGAAAGAGGGCGTTTGGCGTAGGTGGCCATTTCCGCCACCAGAGTTTTTCCGGGTGAAATCACTTCCTCGCCGTACAGCACGGCTTCAGCGATGCCCGGAACCGCGTCGTACTGGCAGAGCACTCTCGGATGGAAAAAGAGATAATGAGGGCCGTCCCCCATCTTGAAATAATTCATCTCGCTGCGCACTCTGGCGTCGCGGTTCAAGGCAATGATGAAAACCCCCACGGGAATTCCCATCGTATATTCGATGATAGGTCCGCGGTCGAGCAGGCCCTTTTCCTCGAAATCCCGCAGCAGGGTTTCCAGGGAAGTCTCGGGCCCGGTCATGCCGGGCTTGGCCGGAAGCATGCCGGTGGCGTTGGCGAAAATGCACATTTCGAAATTGAGCTTCGTGCCGTCCGCGGCGGCCGTCGCGATCCAGGGCTGGATGCCGTAGGCTTTGGCGTAGGCGGCCTGCGTCTCCGGAGTGGCGTAGCGCTTCATCACGCCTTTGCAATTGCCCGCGACCACGGGTTCGAATCCGATGCCCGCGCAATAATCGTAGAGCCTCTTGAGAATGCCGCCCTGATCGCCGTCCGCGTCGCTGTAAACGACGCCCGCGGCTTCGGCGCGCCTCTTCAGGATGCATCCCACGGTCCCCTGCGTTTCGGGGTTCGAGGCCACGAAATGTTTTTTGGCTTCGATCGTCCGGAGCGCGACTTCGGTCCCGAACAGCACGTCGCCCGTCGTTTCGACGACCACGTCGATTTCCGGGAATTCATGCGGCAAAAGTGACAAGGCCGGCGTCACCACGGTGAGTCCTTCGTCCAGAGCGCTTCTCGCCTCGCCGGCGCTCGCGCACACGCGGATGTCCGCGGCTTTCACGCCCGCCGCGAGAAGCGCTTCCACGGCTTTGTGCGGCGTGCGGTTGGCGATGACGGGCACGCGCATGCCCGGCGTCCTCAGGATCTGGTAGAGAACGCCCGAGCCCAGAAATCCCGCGCCCACGATGCCCACCTGGATGGGATCATTGGCTTTGGCCCTTTTCTGCAGATCACGAAACGGCAGCATACGTCGCTTCTTTCGTCTTGAAAGGCCCGGGCTTGATAAACAGCGGCCAGGCTTTGTCCTTGTCGGAAATGAGCGGGTCCACGTCTCCGGGCCAGTCAATCCCGAAAGCGGGATCGTCCCAGCGCACGCCCGAAGCCTGTTCCGGGGAATAGAACTCGCTGATCTGATAAAAAACATCCGTGTCGTCTTCGAGCGTCTGGTAGCCGTGCGCGCAGCCTTCCGGAACATAGATCATCTTGCGGTTGCCGCGGCTGAGCGCCGTGCCGAACCAGCGGCAGAAGGTCGGAGATTCCGGCCGGAGGTCCACCACCACGTCGAAAAGCGCGCCCGCGGTGCAGCCCACGATTTTTGCTTCGGCACGCGGGGCCTGGAAATGCATGCCGCGCAGCGTTCCGGCCCGGATGTTGTGCGAAAGGCTCGCCTGCCGCAGGCGCGGGTTCAGGCCGTGCCCGCGCAGCTCTTCTTCGCACCAGATCCGCGCAAAAAAGCCGCGGCTGTCCTGATGGGGCTCGGGCGAGAGCACGAAGACGCCTGGAAGCGGGGTTTCCGTGAATTTCATTTACCAGACCTCGACTTCCGGAATGGGCACGACAAAACGGCCGCCCCACTGCCGGATGTCCTGCATTTGTTTTTCGATTTCGTCGCGCAGGTTCCACGGGAAGATCAGGACGTAATCCGGCCGCGACTCGTAGATTTTGTCCGGCGCGCAGATCGGGATCCGGCTTCCGGGCAGGTAGCGGCCCTGTTTGTGCGGGCTCAGGTCCACGGTGTACGGCAAATCCTTGGAAGAAAGCCCGCAGAAATTCAGGAGCGTGTTGGCCTTGGCCGGCGCTCCGTAACCCGCGACGCGCAGATTCTTCTGCCGCGCCTCCTCGAAGAAGCCGAGAAGCTTTTCTTTCACGCTCATGACGCGACGGGCAAAGCGCTCGTAAGTTTCCCGCTTGTGCAGCTCGGCCGCGTGTTCCCTTTGCTTGAGATCCCGCACACGGTCGGTGACCGGAAGCGCGGTGTTTTCACGGTGCCGCGCGTAAATCCGCAGCGAGCCGCCGTGGGTCTTCAATTCTTCCACGTCAAAGATCGTCAGCAGGTGGCGGGCGAAGATGCGCTCCACTACCGCGAGCGTGAAATAAGAGAAATGCTCGTGGTAAATGGTGTCGAACTGGTTGTTTTCCATCAGCTTCAACAGATGCGGGAACTCGATCGTGATGATGCCGCCGGGTTTCAGCGCGACCTTCAGCCCCTCCACAAAATCATTGAGCTGCGGCACATGCGCCAGCACGTTGTTGCCGATGATCAGGTCGGGCTGGAGTTTTTTTTCCACGAGTTCGCGCGCGGTTTCCGTGTTGAAGAACTGAACCCACGTGGGCACTCCCTTTTTCACGGCGACTTCCGCGCAGTTTCCCGAGGGCTCGATGCCGAGCACCGGGATGTTCTTTTCCACGAAATACTGGAGCAGGTAGCCGTCGTTGGACGCGACCTCCAAAACCTGGGACGATTCGTTCAGCCCGAAAGCCGCGGTGACTTTGTCGACGTAGTCCTTCGCGTGGCGGAGCCAGCTTTCGGAGTACGAAGAAAAATACGCGTAATGATTGTTGAAAATACTTCCCGCGTCTTCATAATCGGCCAGCTGCACGAGGTTGCAGACCGGGCAGAAATAAATGCGCAGATTGAAGGCCGGATCCTTGCCGTCCTGAGTTTCGAGATACGAATTCGCAAGAGGCATGCGCCCCAGGTCCAGGACGGGTTCGGGAATCAGGCATTCGCAGAAACGGCAACGGGCGCTGGCGTCGGACATGGTTCGGCTCCTTCATAAGATTCGTAATTTTTATTGAAGTGGATGGTTTCGGAAAGC from Verrucomicrobiia bacterium harbors:
- a CDS encoding NAD(P)-dependent oxidoreductase — protein: MLPFRDLQKRAKANDPIQVGIVGAGFLGSGVLYQILRTPGMRVPVIANRTPHKAVEALLAAGVKAADIRVCASAGEARSALDEGLTVVTPALSLLPHEFPEIDVVVETTGDVLFGTEVALRTIEAKKHFVASNPETQGTVGCILKRRAEAAGVVYSDADGDQGGILKRLYDYCAGIGFEPVVAGNCKGVMKRYATPETQAAYAKAYGIQPWIATAAADGTKLNFEMCIFANATGMLPAKPGMTGPETSLETLLRDFEEKGLLDRGPIIEYTMGIPVGVFIIALNRDARVRSEMNYFKMGDGPHYLFFHPRVLCQYDAVPGIAEAVLYGEEVISPGKTLVAEMATYAKRPLSSGQQLDGIGGFDCYGMVVDQKESAAGDFLPVGLSGYARLTRNLEKDEPLRVADIEWTEDNALIRLWKEQTELFSRRQIPTARAS
- a CDS encoding glycosyltransferase family 39 protein produces the protein MTQAAGLQERWKAPVRLRGRNTPAFLLGITAVAALALRVLNLGKQSLWIDEIFSVIAARMDASVLVRHLDMDVHPPFYFLLLKGWMALGLPQSEGGLRLLSAVLGTAVCLLAYAFGRQLFNRRAGLAAAVILAFSAYHVRYSQELRSYELVTLLALASFYFFERLNRAPDWKNGLGYAAASFLLLYTHTFGVLVLLAQNAFYFLSLGFARRWTRQPALVWLALQGLLLICYLPWLTTMLSQAGGMHNDGWVERPSVTALAAVLKYYAGSLPLLLLAAAVMAAVLFSSFRRGAPEAGFRVSFTRSAVMMLLWLMTGLLVPFVVSVLWSPVFVARLMIAASLPFYFLAAAAFSSLRSKAGRAFIAAAFLFLACAALASYYHTEKKEEWREAAAFVDGRAASNDLLLFHSDFTRLGYSYYTARPDLVLEGFPAPQGGEPSAEDHEIRDVLAGKARIWEIISHERSPLRDSDLRGLDAAVSGRPSLWLLESYSKDPEQRILRRLRKTYRETLHQSFRGIEVYRFEAAGRGEAPA
- a CDS encoding class I SAM-dependent methyltransferase; amino-acid sequence: MNFWQIYSKPYLRLESFFPYQQLRNRFMEFLEIKDDKVYLDAGCGPGLFIQDRHNIIGADFSEAMLQSAREANPHSSFLRVDLNERLPFEDGAFDGVYSNNVLAYLKNPRAVLEEFARVLKPDGTLVVSTLRRSFNPFSLIEQHFHSGGRITSLKSFLVMLWTLALNVRIVFKLWKGEYHGFEIEDLRKAASAAGFELSLAEWAYARQNVLIVARKSVCAEPLRLTAAG
- a CDS encoding carbonic anhydrase, whose protein sequence is MHRLMPVDSKKDIPSQYRRTPIGRFLEYHNMGRPFDKFAQAQLLIGMCMDNRKHLRIPDNFAFIIRAGGANLRHAEFKVSYAIGVGGVSCIALIGHNHCGMVNIAARKELFIQGLVKRAGWKKKDAEDHFSNFSVLFEIGSETDFILSEVKRLRLRYPKILIAPMLYKVENNRLYLLKER
- a CDS encoding class I SAM-dependent methyltransferase yields the protein MSDASARCRFCECLIPEPVLDLGRMPLANSYLETQDGKDPAFNLRIYFCPVCNLVQLADYEDAGSIFNNHYAYFSSYSESWLRHAKDYVDKVTAAFGLNESSQVLEVASNDGYLLQYFVEKNIPVLGIEPSGNCAEVAVKKGVPTWVQFFNTETARELVEKKLQPDLIIGNNVLAHVPQLNDFVEGLKVALKPGGIITIEFPHLLKLMENNQFDTIYHEHFSYFTLAVVERIFARHLLTIFDVEELKTHGGSLRIYARHRENTALPVTDRVRDLKQREHAAELHKRETYERFARRVMSVKEKLLGFFEEARQKNLRVAGYGAPAKANTLLNFCGLSSKDLPYTVDLSPHKQGRYLPGSRIPICAPDKIYESRPDYVLIFPWNLRDEIEKQMQDIRQWGGRFVVPIPEVEVW
- a CDS encoding glucose 1-dehydrogenase — its product is MRAVAVFPKTREIKLIDYQEPFVHSASEVKVQILEVGICGTDREIASFKYGTPPENSDFLVLGHESLGKVIETGKDVKKFKPGDYVVTSVRRPCLESDCKACRAGRPDFCLTGNFRERGIKELHGYMTDRIVDDEKYMTPVPRGLEKIAVLIEPLTIAEKSIREVWKIQERLPWMSPEARKNQSMQGFKAVVLGAGPVGLLGAMLLSLQGFRTFVYSIEEAGSRQAKIVESLGAAYLSVQDVPHSQLVEKTGNIDIIYEATGAAKLCFEVLPYLGTNGVFVFTGIPGRKSQVEVDESAIMKALVLKNQVIFGSVNAGPEAFQSAVGDLGRFHERWPGAVESLITARCPIEKALPLLQSKAGGIKHVVSLG
- a CDS encoding peptidoglycan-binding protein, with product MTKKFFSILTCLLLTLAVVTPPETAFAATILPITASSALLLDNNSNHLIYAKNVNEKRAPASTTKILTAMVAMDMLSLDTVVTIPKDAESIPPSKIFVRAGERYRVDDLLRATLIKSANDAATVLAIAAAGNEPSFAEMMNAKARSIGCRRSHFVHASGLPANDQYSTAYDMALIAKEAQKYDFIDRTLRIRTMTIASLDGRKIPLKNHNKMLWRDSREIVGKTGWTRTAKHCFVGQIGPQSRASFVSMLGSRSLWKDLKILVDYVFGKAFGVVKRPRSLSAVQNKEIQLALKKAGYDPGTADGVWGKSSKKALKRFQKAHGLKADGVAGPLTLEQLQKYQS
- the rfbC gene encoding dTDP-4-dehydrorhamnose 3,5-epimerase — its product is MKFTETPLPGVFVLSPEPHQDSRGFFARIWCEEELRGHGLNPRLRQASLSHNIRAGTLRGMHFQAPRAEAKIVGCTAGALFDVVVDLRPESPTFCRWFGTALSRGNRKMIYVPEGCAHGYQTLEDDTDVFYQISEFYSPEQASGVRWDDPAFGIDWPGDVDPLISDKDKAWPLFIKPGPFKTKEATYAAVS
- a CDS encoding right-handed parallel beta-helix repeat-containing protein, translated to MRIWVFFLWIAMLRAPAAHAAVYCVNDQTGADGLSGLASGEDCGACAVDDSEAWKSLENVNHSAFRPGDRVCLRRGGVWNEQLTPPDSGSPDSPIVYDAYGAGPLPKIDAPDGSPNSVDTSGRSAVQFRHLDVTAETNGTTDSAALRVSGGSAVKIADSVLENALDISVNVIHVESSPGFEITGCQISGGNRGIFVTGASGFPGLIAENKIFDITSGLQQDWDGIRVLGESNANFAGLVIRGNEITGFKEDGIDLRAAAGVVAENNFIHDPAGDFASISGIKLGASSSTPARDNIIRRNFFRNIANGTNGFHEAVKVAQGPNQIVQNVIQGVYDAGVFISEGAAGIEVLDNVVIEARRGVVAENKASATVQGNVLNASEADLEVRQGSSVTGGRNVMMSDAGASVLDTAKYSGKDTDVSLPP